The DNA region GCGCACGGCAGCGGCGCGCTCATCCCCGCCGGCCCGCACAACCTCGACGACGGCCTCCGCCGCGCCGCCGAGTACGGTGCCGAGGGCGCGACCGTCTACGTCTGCGACCTCTGCCCGGATGACTTCGAAGACGTCGTCGACAACCTCGCACGTCTCGTCGCCGGCGCGGACTCCGTCACCTGGTACGACCACCACCAGTGGACCGAGGACGTCGAGACCGCCGTCCGAGAGGCCGGCGTCGACCTCGTCGTCGGCGACTCCGACGAGGAGTGCACCGCCGACGTCGCCGCCCGCAGCATCGACGCCGACCTCCCCCGCCACCTGAAAGAGCTCGCCGCCGTCACCCGCGACCACGACCTCTGGATCAACGACGACCCCCGGTCGGCGGACCTCGCCGACTACTCCTACTGGACGGACGCCGAGGAGTACCTCGAAACCATCCAGGAGCACGGCGCAGACCTCCCGGCCGACGCCCAGGAGTTCCTCGCCGAGCGCCGCGTCGAGAAGGAGGACTTCATCGAGCGCGCCGTCAAACGCGCGAACTTCCACGAGATCGAGGGCGTCACCGTCGCCGCGACCTACGGCCGCTGCAGTCAGAA from Halocalculus aciditolerans includes:
- a CDS encoding DHH family phosphoesterase; translated protein: MEKHVIEDDDLAPTRKSRLPGTGFFVPDDVQRAAEDQEVRERAEGADVLIVTDPDPDGLAAAAIVRAAHGSGALIPAGPHNLDDGLRRAAEYGAEGATVYVCDLCPDDFEDVVDNLARLVAGADSVTWYDHHQWTEDVETAVREAGVDLVVGDSDEECTADVAARSIDADLPRHLKELAAVTRDHDLWINDDPRSADLADYSYWTDAEEYLETIQEHGADLPADAQEFLAERRVEKEDFIERAVKRANFHEIEGVTVAATYGRCSQNEVAEELREQGADAAVVVKPAGSASIRGSEGFEKCHLVARRVNGGGHPRAAGCKPDIYDDMMDYAQHWTTEGAVTKRVILDAFRDLPDVDEEAE